In the genome of Quercus robur chromosome 3, dhQueRobu3.1, whole genome shotgun sequence, one region contains:
- the LOC126717279 gene encoding kinesin-like protein KIN-14U, translated as MFISTEEKQIPLPSEKVMESLKSSPVGSNQDSHDGFSPVSELHDSPSIPVICTDVNVVPEQEKHELEQSILNLEGEVARLRLKGKSLAEKRREALNKILDIKGSVRVFCRVRPMLLTDKKRIHEPISAGSEKIVVKLAGTRKEFEFDKVFQQETSQEDVFAEVEPILKSALDGHNVCVFAYGQTGTGKTFTMDGTDEKPGILPRALNELFHQASFDNSYSLSFSMSMLEVYMGHVRDLLAPKPLYRAYEALTRCNLNIQTDSKGSVEIEGLTDVPIPDIAKARWWYTKGRRVRSTAWTNVNEASSRSHCLTRITIYRRGDASEAKAPVSKLWMVDLGGSERLLKTGATGLTLDEGRAINLSLSALGDVIAALRKRKAHVPYRNSKLTQLLKDSLGDHSKVLMLVHVSPCETDVAETICSLSFAKRARGIESNRELPEELKRQREKKIILLEEDIREAEEECQKVRNQIHKAEILLSENKGLFSTTYGLLEEEAKIPISPKVDLKEAIGIPQTTKKNIKRNRSKSQPRFMTSTAASRERHSAVEKEIVGRARSFRSVTRSSNQFSPSQSLSYSEPRFRAILQSSSRKSRYAETKTLPGDSPKCNGSDLKVDSLPRNKIVTSSDPNLRVTICRHRRRMSDLI; from the exons ATGTTCATTTCCACTGAGGAAAAACAGATCCCATTACCTTCAGAAAAGGTAATGGAGTCCTTGAAATCATCCCCAGTGGGATCAAACCAAGATTCCCATGATGGGTTCTCACCAGTTTCTGAATTGCACGATTCACCATCCATTCCTGTCATCTGTACCGATGTCAATGTTGTCCCTGAGCAAGAAAAGCATGAGCTTGAGCAGTCAATACTGAATCTAGAAG GGGAAGTTGCACGGTTGAGGCTGAAGGGGAAATCATTGGCTGAGAAACGGAGAGAAGCGTTGAATAAGATATTAGATATCAAAG GTAGCGTTCGGGTATTTTGTCGAGTTCGACCGATGCTTTTGACAGACAAGAAAAGAATTCATGAACCCATTTCAGCTGGATCGGAGAAGATTGTGGTTAAGTTGGCTGGAACAAGGAAAGAATTCGAATTTGATAAAGTGTTTCAACAAGAAACAAGCCAAG aGGATGTTTTTGCTGAGGTGGAACCAATCCTCAAATCTGCACTTGATGGACATAATGTGTGTGTTTTCGCCTACGGTCAAACTGGCACAGGGAAGACATTTACCATG GATGGCACAGATGAGAAACCAGGAATTCTTCCTCGAGCTCTGAATGAGCTCTTCCATCAAGCCTCTTTTGATAACTCGTATTCTTTATCATTTTCGATGAGCATGTTGGAGGTTTACATGGGTCATGTTCGAGATCTGCTGGCTCCAAAACCACTCTATAGAGCATATGAAGCTCTAACAAGATG CAACCTCAACATTCAAACAGATTCAAAGGGATCGGTGGAAATTGAGGGTCTCACGGATGTTCCAATTCCAGATATTGCAAAGGCCAGATGGTGGTATACTAAGGGGAGACGTGTGAGATCCACTGCTTGGACTAATGTGAATGAGGCATCTAGCAGGTCACACTG CTTAACGAGGATCACCATTTATCGACGTGGGGATGCTTCGGAAGCTAAAGCACCAGTAAGCAAACTGTGGATGGTTGATCTAGGAGGAAGCGAGCGCTTATTGAAAACAGGAGCCACTGGACTAACACTTGATGAAGGAAGAGCCATAAATCTTTCTCTTTCAGCTTTAGGTGATGTTATTGCAGCTTTGAGGAAGAGGAAGGCACATGTTCCTTACAG AAATAGCAAGCTAACTCAACTTCTCAAGGATTCCTTAG GTGATCACTCGAAAGTTTTAATGCTTGTGCATGTAAGTCCGTGTGAAACTGATGTTGCAGAGACCATCTGCTCTTTGAGCTTTGCTAAGAGAGCAAGAGGAATAGAGTCCAATAGAGAACTTCCAGAG GAATTGAAAaggcaaagagaaaaaaagatcaTTTTGCTTGAAGAAGACATAagagaagctgaagaagaatgCCAGAAAGTTAGGAATCAAATACACAAGGCTGAAATTCTGTTGAGTGAAAACAAAGGGCTATTCTCAACTACTTATGGTCTTCTTGAAGAAGAAGCCAAGATCCCCATAAGCCCCAAAGTAGATTTGAAAGAAGCTATTGGAATACCTcaaacaaccaagaaaaatattaaacgAAATCGTTCCAAGTCTCAGCCTCGTTTCATGACTTCCACTGCGGCCAGTCGTGAAAGGCACAGTGCTGTAGAAAAAGAGATTGTTGGAAGAGCAAGAAGTTTTAGATCAGTGACAAGAAGTTCAAACCAGTTTTCACCTTCCCAATCACTTAGTTATTCAGAACCTCGTTTCAGGGCAATTTTACAAAGCTCAAGTAGAAAATCTCGATATGCTGAGACAAAAACTCTCCCTGGAGACAGTCCCAAATGCAATGGCTCAGATTTGAAGGTGGACTCCTTGCCAAGAAATAAGATTGTCACTTCATCAGATCCAAATTTGAGAGTTACAATTTGTCGTCATAGAAGAAGGATGTCTGATCTAATCTAA